In one window of Paracoccus saliphilus DNA:
- the lon gene encoding endopeptidase La gives MNDFATQTYPVLPLRDIVVFPHMIVPLFVGREKSVRALEAVMETDSPILLSAQMDASVDEPAEDGIYRTGVLANVLQLLKLPDGTVKVLVEGRERVQITDFVPNDDYFEAAAEVISETLGDEATVTALVRTVTEEFERYVKVRKNIPEEVVTAVADAREPGKLADLVAGHMGIDLDKKQELLDTLEVATRLEKIYSSMQGEMSVLQVEKKIKSRVKTQMEKTQREYYLNEQMKAIQKELGDGEDGQNEITELEEKIAETKFSKEAREKAEAELKKLKSMSPMSAEATVSRNYLDWLLALPWGVKSRTRKDLGRAEKVLDEDHYGLEKVKERIVEYLAVQARSQKLKGPILCLVGPPGVGKTSLGRSVARATGREFIRISLGGVRDESEIRGHRRTYIGSMPGKIIQALKKAKTTNPLILLDEIDKMGQDFRGDPASAMLEVLDPEQNSTFVDHYLEVEYDLSNVMFLTTANSYNMPGPLLDRMEVIPLAGYTEDEKREIARQHLLSKQIKANGLRKGEFSISDEALTHVIRYYTREAGVRSLEREIAKLARKSVTEILKGKVKSVEVTPEKAEEFLGVRRHRYGLAEKEDQIGVVTGLAWTSVGGDLLQIEALRLPGKGRMKTTGKLGDVMKESIDAASSFVRSISPEIGVRPPEFDKRDIHVHVPEGATPKDGPSAGIAMVTSVVSVMTGIPVRKDVAMTGEVTLRGNVLAIGGLKEKLLAALRGGIKTVLIPADNEKDLTEIPDNVKTGLKIIPVGNVREVLGHALIQMPDAIEWDEAAEEAAAEAARVPAKGDNMSGGGAVAH, from the coding sequence ATGAACGATTTCGCAACTCAGACCTACCCGGTGTTGCCTTTGCGGGACATCGTCGTCTTTCCACATATGATCGTGCCTCTTTTCGTGGGCCGCGAGAAATCTGTGCGCGCGCTGGAAGCGGTCATGGAAACCGACAGCCCGATTCTGCTGTCGGCGCAAATGGACGCATCGGTCGACGAGCCAGCGGAAGACGGCATCTATCGCACCGGTGTTCTGGCCAATGTATTGCAATTGCTGAAACTCCCCGATGGCACGGTGAAAGTGCTGGTCGAAGGCCGCGAACGCGTACAGATCACTGATTTCGTGCCGAATGACGATTATTTCGAGGCGGCGGCCGAGGTCATCTCGGAGACTCTGGGCGATGAGGCGACGGTGACAGCACTTGTTCGCACCGTGACCGAGGAATTCGAGCGTTACGTCAAGGTTCGCAAGAACATCCCGGAAGAGGTCGTCACCGCCGTTGCCGACGCGCGCGAACCCGGCAAGCTGGCCGATCTGGTCGCGGGCCATATGGGCATCGATCTGGACAAGAAACAGGAGCTTCTGGATACGCTGGAAGTGGCGACCCGGCTGGAGAAGATTTACTCTTCCATGCAGGGGGAAATGTCGGTCCTGCAGGTCGAGAAAAAGATCAAGTCGCGCGTCAAGACCCAGATGGAGAAGACACAACGCGAATACTATCTGAATGAGCAGATGAAGGCCATTCAGAAGGAACTTGGCGACGGTGAAGACGGTCAGAACGAAATCACCGAACTCGAAGAGAAAATCGCCGAGACCAAGTTCAGCAAGGAGGCCCGCGAAAAGGCCGAGGCTGAGCTGAAGAAACTGAAATCCATGTCTCCGATGTCGGCGGAGGCAACGGTCAGCCGCAACTACCTGGACTGGTTACTGGCCCTGCCTTGGGGCGTAAAATCGCGCACCCGCAAGGATCTGGGCCGGGCCGAAAAGGTTCTGGACGAGGATCACTACGGGCTGGAAAAGGTCAAGGAACGCATTGTCGAATACCTGGCCGTTCAGGCGCGCAGCCAGAAGCTGAAAGGCCCGATCCTGTGCCTTGTCGGTCCTCCGGGCGTGGGCAAGACCTCGCTCGGGCGGTCGGTTGCACGCGCGACCGGGCGTGAATTCATCCGTATCAGCCTTGGCGGCGTGCGCGACGAATCCGAGATTCGCGGTCACCGGCGGACCTATATCGGCTCCATGCCCGGCAAGATCATCCAGGCGCTGAAAAAGGCCAAGACGACCAATCCGCTGATCCTGCTCGATGAGATCGACAAGATGGGGCAGGATTTCCGCGGCGATCCGGCTTCGGCCATGCTCGAGGTCCTGGACCCGGAGCAGAACTCGACCTTCGTGGACCACTATCTCGAGGTGGAATACGACCTGTCGAACGTGATGTTCCTGACCACGGCCAACAGCTACAACATGCCGGGCCCCCTGCTCGACCGGATGGAGGTCATTCCGCTGGCCGGTTATACCGAGGACGAAAAGCGCGAAATCGCCCGCCAGCACCTGTTGTCCAAGCAGATCAAGGCCAACGGGTTGCGCAAGGGTGAGTTCTCGATATCGGACGAGGCGCTGACCCATGTCATCCGGTATTACACCCGCGAAGCCGGTGTCCGCTCGCTTGAGCGCGAGATCGCCAAACTGGCCCGCAAATCCGTGACTGAAATCCTCAAGGGCAAAGTCAAATCGGTCGAAGTTACGCCCGAAAAGGCCGAGGAATTCCTGGGGGTGCGCCGCCATCGCTATGGACTGGCCGAGAAAGAGGATCAGATCGGCGTGGTCACCGGACTGGCATGGACATCGGTCGGCGGCGACCTGCTGCAGATCGAGGCGTTGCGCCTGCCCGGCAAGGGCCGGATGAAGACGACTGGCAAGCTGGGCGACGTGATGAAGGAATCGATCGACGCGGCTTCCAGCTTCGTGCGTTCGATCTCGCCCGAGATCGGGGTGAGGCCGCCGGAATTCGACAAGCGCGACATCCATGTCCACGTTCCCGAAGGCGCCACACCCAAGGACGGGCCATCTGCGGGCATCGCCATGGTGACCTCGGTCGTGTCGGTGATGACCGGGATTCCCGTGCGCAAGGATGTGGCCATGACCGGCGAGGTCACGCTCCGTGGTAATGTACTGGCCATTGGCGGGCTCAAGGAAAAACTGTTGGCGGCGCTGCGCGGAGGCATCAAGACGGTGTTGATCCCGGCCGATAACGAAAAGGATCTGACCGAGATCCCGGACAATGTGAAAACCGGGCTCAAGATCATACCGGTCGGCAATGTCCGGGAAGTATTGGGTCACGCGCTGATTCAGATGCCCGATGCGATCGAATGGGACGAAGCGGCGGAGGAAGCCGCCGCAGAAGCCGCACGTGTGCCGGCCAAGGGCGACAATATGTCAGGCGGCGGCGCCGTCGCACATTGA
- a CDS encoding ATP-binding protein: MAKEPEFGWLKRMFPRGLYGRAALILILPVVVVTLVVSVTFLQRHFEDVTQQMTDSMARELGFVARRIDRAENSAVALLAGQTIAAPLGLTLRMPARPTQEDRRLFYDFSGRVVIEELRGSLPEVTGIDLATDDKRVDVTMNGKFGPYSLSFDRRRVSASNPHQLLVLMVFTSLLMSGIATIFLRNQLRPIRRLARAAEAYGKGRVEPYYPGGAVEIRSAGTAFLDMRNRLERQNEQRKVMLSGISHDLRTPLTRLRLGLSMMTPATPPDEEDIAAMDADIGEMTHMVDAFLDYARDDARESPTQDIDPFEFLHSIVSDAQRAGQDVTLAGTQGDSGLVTCRPDMLRRALDNLIGNAVRYGKRAEIDAALGPRSLRIGIEDDGPGIPDEAVETAMRPFTQLDSSRNRNHGQGAGLGLAIAADVTRGHGGQLRLGRGSRLGGLRAEIVIPR, translated from the coding sequence ATGGCGAAAGAACCCGAATTCGGCTGGTTGAAACGGATGTTTCCGCGGGGGCTATATGGTCGCGCGGCACTTATCCTGATTCTACCGGTCGTGGTCGTCACTCTGGTTGTCAGCGTCACCTTCCTTCAGCGACATTTCGAGGATGTGACCCAGCAAATGACCGACAGCATGGCGCGGGAACTCGGATTCGTCGCCAGGCGCATCGACCGGGCCGAAAATTCCGCCGTGGCACTTCTGGCGGGCCAGACCATCGCCGCCCCCCTGGGGCTGACATTGCGGATGCCCGCCCGGCCGACCCAGGAAGACAGGCGCCTCTTTTACGATTTCTCGGGCCGTGTCGTGATCGAAGAATTACGCGGCAGCCTTCCCGAGGTGACCGGCATCGATCTCGCAACCGACGACAAGCGCGTCGATGTGACCATGAATGGCAAGTTCGGCCCCTATTCCCTGTCATTCGACCGAAGACGGGTCAGCGCCTCGAACCCACATCAATTGCTGGTGCTGATGGTATTCACCTCGCTCCTGATGTCAGGTATCGCGACAATCTTCCTGCGCAACCAGCTTCGCCCGATCCGACGCCTTGCGCGGGCAGCCGAAGCCTATGGCAAGGGCCGGGTCGAACCCTATTACCCTGGCGGAGCGGTCGAGATCCGTAGTGCGGGCACGGCTTTCCTGGATATGCGCAACCGCCTGGAGCGGCAGAACGAACAGCGCAAGGTAATGCTCTCGGGAATCAGTCATGATCTACGTACTCCGTTGACGCGGCTGCGCCTCGGCCTGTCGATGATGACCCCAGCTACGCCGCCCGACGAGGAAGATATCGCCGCGATGGATGCGGATATCGGCGAGATGACCCATATGGTCGACGCATTTCTGGACTATGCGCGCGACGATGCCCGGGAAAGCCCGACACAAGACATCGATCCGTTCGAATTTCTGCACAGCATTGTGTCTGATGCGCAACGTGCCGGACAAGATGTCACTCTGGCCGGCACGCAGGGCGATTCAGGGCTGGTGACCTGTCGCCCCGACATGTTGCGCCGCGCATTGGACAACCTGATCGGAAACGCGGTCCGATACGGCAAACGCGCCGAGATCGACGCGGCATTGGGCCCGCGCAGTCTGCGAATCGGAATCGAGGATGACGGACCGGGCATCCCGGACGAAGCGGTCGAGACGGCAATGCGGCCATTCACGCAGCTCGACAGTTCGCGCAATCGCAATCATGGCCAGGGCGCGGGGCTGGGGCTGGCCATTGCCGCCGATGTCACACGCGGGCATGGCGGGCAGTTGCGACTTGGGCGCGGATCGCGATTGGGCGGACTCAGGGCTGAAATCGTTATACCGCGTTGA